From Metasolibacillus fluoroglycofenilyticus, the proteins below share one genomic window:
- a CDS encoding response regulator transcription factor translates to MQQAKIIVVDDEKEIADLISLHLEKEFYDVITCYDSTKVLSILQNQIIDLIILDIMMPNMDGYTLATQIRKNFNMPIIFVSAKTSDFDKVHGLALGADDYITKPFTPIELAARVNAQLRRFKTLNTAFSTTAPILQYGGLIILPEKREVKLYDEVLDLTRKEFDILYLLASHPKKIFSTENIFEEVWNEAYFEGANTVMVHIRNLRKKLKENKKNQFIKTVWGVGYTFND, encoded by the coding sequence ATGCAACAAGCAAAAATTATTGTTGTTGATGATGAAAAAGAGATTGCTGACTTAATTTCCTTACATTTAGAAAAGGAATTTTATGATGTCATTACATGCTACGATAGCACAAAAGTATTGTCTATATTACAAAATCAAATAATTGACCTTATTATATTAGACATTATGATGCCTAATATGGACGGCTATACATTAGCTACACAAATTCGCAAAAATTTCAATATGCCCATCATATTTGTTAGCGCCAAAACTTCCGATTTTGATAAGGTTCATGGACTTGCACTCGGCGCTGATGATTATATAACAAAACCATTTACGCCAATTGAATTAGCAGCTCGTGTCAATGCACAGCTTCGACGCTTTAAAACATTAAATACAGCCTTTTCTACTACAGCACCGATACTGCAATATGGTGGATTAATCATTTTGCCAGAGAAGCGTGAGGTCAAGCTGTATGATGAGGTGCTTGATTTAACCCGTAAGGAATTCGATATTTTATATTTACTTGCCAGCCACCCTAAAAAAATATTTAGCACAGAAAATATTTTTGAGGAAGTATGGAATGAGGCGTATTTTGAAGGTGCCAATACAGTGATGGTACATATCCGTAATTTGCGCAAAAAATTAAAAGAGAATAAAAAAAATCAGTTTATCAAAACTGTGTGGGGAGTAGGTTATACATTTAATGATTAA